From Actinomyces slackii, a single genomic window includes:
- a CDS encoding glycosyltransferase family 4 protein, producing the protein MRIGIVCPYSFEAHGGVQAHVMDLAGELQSRGHEVQVLAPAAEDTELPEWVTSAGQAIAIPYNGSVARLNFGALVARRARRWLEAGDFDLVHIHEPITPSVGMLALQAAQCPVVGTFHAALDRSLARELLSPVAVPLMERLTARIAVSEEARRTLIQYHGGDAVVIPNGVRTAPFTRARGDDPRFAGTEQAPTIAFLGRLDEPRKGLDVLARAIPAVLRAVAGARFLIAGRGQALHIREQLESHGDCVAFLGGISDEDKAAMLASATCYVAPQTGGESFGIVLIEAMAAGTHVIASDLTAFSDVLDQGRYGALFRNGDSQDLARVIIETLTEPAAAIERGRAASAIVGRYDWAAVTDEILDVYEMALSTAQAPGAPEARTGTALDRLRRARQEET; encoded by the coding sequence CGGCGGAGGACACAGAGCTGCCCGAATGGGTCACCAGCGCCGGGCAGGCCATCGCCATCCCCTACAACGGCTCCGTGGCCCGTCTGAACTTCGGCGCCCTGGTGGCCCGGCGCGCCCGGCGCTGGCTGGAGGCAGGCGACTTCGACCTCGTCCATATCCACGAGCCCATCACGCCCAGCGTGGGCATGCTCGCCCTCCAGGCCGCGCAGTGCCCCGTCGTGGGCACCTTCCACGCCGCCCTGGACCGGTCCCTGGCCCGCGAGCTGCTCTCGCCGGTGGCCGTCCCGCTCATGGAGAGGCTCACCGCCCGCATCGCGGTCTCCGAGGAGGCCCGGCGCACCCTCATCCAGTATCACGGGGGCGACGCCGTGGTCATCCCCAACGGCGTGCGCACCGCGCCCTTCACCCGGGCCCGCGGCGACGACCCCCGCTTCGCCGGCACCGAGCAGGCCCCCACCATCGCCTTCCTGGGGCGCCTGGACGAGCCGCGCAAGGGCCTGGACGTTCTGGCCCGCGCCATCCCCGCCGTCCTGCGCGCCGTGGCCGGGGCGCGATTCCTCATCGCCGGGCGCGGCCAGGCCCTCCACATCAGGGAGCAGCTGGAGAGCCACGGCGACTGCGTGGCCTTCCTGGGCGGGATCAGCGACGAGGACAAGGCCGCCATGCTGGCCTCGGCAACCTGCTACGTGGCCCCCCAGACCGGGGGGGAGTCCTTCGGCATCGTCCTCATCGAGGCCATGGCCGCCGGAACCCACGTCATCGCCTCGGATCTGACAGCCTTCTCCGATGTCCTGGACCAGGGCCGCTACGGCGCGCTCTTCCGCAACGGGGACAGCCAGGACCTGGCCCGCGTCATCATCGAGACCCTGACCGAGCCGGCCGCGGCCATTGAGCGCGGCCGGGCGGCCAGCGCCATCGTGGGCCGCTACGACTGGGCGGCCGTGACCGATGAGATCCTCGACGTCTATGAGATGGCCCTGTCCACTGCACAGGCGCCGGGGGCTCCCGAGGCCAGGACCGGCACCGCGCTCGACCGCCTCCGCCGCGCCCGCCAGGAGGAGACATGA
- the pdxS gene encoding pyridoxal 5'-phosphate synthase lyase subunit PdxS, with product MSTTNATTGTPTIKRGMADMLKGGVIMDVVTPDQARIAQDAGAVAVMALERVPADIRSQGGVARMSDPDLITGIIEAVSIPVMAKARIGHVVEAQVLQSLGVDYIDESEVLTPADYVHHIDKQAFTVPFVCGATNLGEALRRIAEGAAMIRSKGEAGTGDVSNAVTHMRTIRDEIRRLTSLPEDELYVAAKELSAPYELVAEVARTGSLPVVLFTAGGIATPADAAMMMQMGAEGVFVGSGIFKSGDPARRAAAIVRATAQFDDPAVIAEVSRGLGEAMVGISVEDVPAPHRLAERGW from the coding sequence ATGAGCACGACGAACGCGACCACCGGCACCCCGACCATCAAGCGCGGCATGGCCGACATGCTCAAGGGGGGCGTCATCATGGATGTGGTCACCCCCGACCAGGCCCGCATCGCCCAGGATGCGGGCGCTGTGGCCGTCATGGCCCTGGAGCGCGTCCCGGCCGATATCCGCTCCCAGGGCGGTGTGGCCCGCATGTCCGATCCCGACCTCATCACCGGCATCATCGAGGCCGTCTCCATCCCGGTCATGGCCAAGGCTCGCATCGGCCATGTCGTCGAGGCCCAGGTCCTCCAGTCCCTGGGCGTGGACTACATCGACGAGTCCGAGGTCCTCACCCCCGCCGACTACGTCCACCACATCGACAAGCAGGCCTTCACCGTGCCCTTCGTCTGCGGGGCCACCAATCTGGGGGAGGCCCTGCGCCGCATCGCCGAGGGGGCGGCGATGATCCGCTCCAAGGGCGAGGCGGGCACCGGGGACGTGTCCAATGCCGTCACCCACATGCGCACCATCCGCGACGAGATCCGCCGGCTCACCTCCCTGCCGGAGGACGAGCTCTACGTGGCTGCCAAGGAGCTCAGCGCCCCCTACGAGCTGGTCGCCGAGGTCGCCCGCACCGGGAGCCTGCCCGTGGTCCTGTTCACCGCCGGGGGCATCGCCACCCCGGCCGACGCCGCCATGATGATGCAGATGGGCGCCGAGGGCGTCTTCGTGGGCTCGGGCATCTTCAAGTCCGGCGACCCGGCCAGGCGCGCCGCCGCCATCGTGCGCGCCACCGCCCAGTTCGATGACCCGGCCGTGATCGCCGAGGTCTCACGGGGGCTGGGCGAGGCGATGGTGGGCATCAGCGTCGAGGACGTGCCCGCGCCCCACCGCCTGGCCGAGCGCGGCTGGTGA
- a CDS encoding PrsW family intramembrane metalloprotease has product MSAPPPGTGAWAPRPGYRRAELPVLSGASRRPEGAMGARGMALPGHAPAGTLGQAPDWGAPGATGGTWRDVLRIVLVALGSLGLIAMLWIVSLSASSLAQLASVILLAMIPLVIVLAVVRWIDRWEPEPWSTLTVAFLWGAGVSTAISLVVNTTTVGLVAGSSGDLEDAMFFSAVVSAPIIEELTKGLGVLIIFLIWRRTFNGAVDGLVYASVVAAGFAFAENISYFVQYNDMLVYVFIIRGVFSPFAHVSFTACTGLAIGLSARSRSRAAWVWWTPLGLVGAIILHAFWNGVASSSALLYLLVEVPLFLVCIGMVFWLRWAERMTMRTRLSDYARAGWFFPTEVTMLTTGSGRRRAKQWAGWQGPAVAQAMARFQKASAQLAQLRQQAVDGHAEPDFAQRESRLLAEITSSRKVFLGQY; this is encoded by the coding sequence ATGAGCGCACCACCACCCGGAACAGGAGCCTGGGCGCCGCGCCCGGGCTATCGGCGCGCCGAGCTGCCCGTGCTCTCGGGAGCCTCCCGGCGCCCAGAGGGCGCGATGGGGGCGCGGGGGATGGCCCTGCCCGGCCATGCCCCGGCCGGCACCCTGGGACAGGCCCCGGACTGGGGCGCCCCCGGGGCGACCGGGGGCACGTGGCGCGACGTGCTGCGGATCGTCCTGGTCGCCCTGGGCTCCCTGGGGCTGATCGCCATGCTGTGGATCGTCTCGCTGTCCGCCTCCAGCCTGGCTCAGCTGGCCTCGGTCATCCTGCTGGCGATGATCCCCCTGGTCATCGTCCTCGCCGTGGTGCGGTGGATCGACCGCTGGGAGCCCGAGCCCTGGAGCACCCTGACCGTGGCCTTCCTGTGGGGAGCGGGGGTCTCCACCGCCATCTCCCTGGTGGTCAACACCACCACCGTGGGGCTGGTTGCCGGATCCTCGGGCGACCTCGAGGACGCCATGTTCTTCTCCGCGGTGGTCTCCGCCCCCATCATCGAGGAGCTGACCAAGGGCCTGGGAGTCCTCATCATCTTCCTCATCTGGCGCCGGACCTTCAACGGCGCCGTGGATGGGCTCGTCTACGCCTCGGTCGTGGCCGCCGGATTCGCCTTCGCCGAGAACATCTCCTACTTCGTCCAGTACAACGACATGCTGGTCTACGTCTTCATCATCCGCGGAGTCTTCTCCCCCTTCGCCCATGTGAGCTTCACGGCCTGCACCGGTCTGGCCATCGGGCTGTCCGCCCGCAGCCGGTCCAGGGCCGCCTGGGTGTGGTGGACGCCCCTGGGGCTCGTGGGGGCCATCATCCTGCACGCCTTCTGGAACGGCGTGGCCAGCTCCTCCGCGCTGCTCTACCTGCTTGTCGAGGTCCCTCTCTTCCTGGTGTGCATCGGCATGGTCTTCTGGCTGCGATGGGCCGAGCGGATGACGATGCGCACCCGGCTGTCCGACTACGCGCGCGCCGGCTGGTTCTTCCCCACCGAGGTCACCATGCTCACCACGGGCTCGGGGCGGCGACGGGCCAAGCAGTGGGCCGGCTGGCAGGGACCGGCGGTGGCCCAGGCGATGGCTCGCTTCCAGAAGGCCTCCGCGCAACTGGCCCAGCTGCGCCAGCAGGCCGTCGACGGCCACGCCGAGCCTGACTTCGCCCAGCGCGAGAGCCGGCTGCTGGCCGAGATCACCTCCTCCCGCAAGGTCTTCCTCGGCCAGTACTGA